Proteins found in one Solitalea lacus genomic segment:
- the tnpB gene encoding IS66 family insertion sequence element accessory protein TnpB (TnpB, as the term is used for proteins encoded by IS66 family insertion elements, is considered an accessory protein, since TnpC, encoded by a neighboring gene, is a DDE family transposase.): MFSLNSSHRYLLYQGHCDMRKSFDGLCGLVASELKGNATSGDVFVFLNRQRTHIKLLHWEHGGFVLYYKRLEEGTFPASSKGQLSWADLVLMIEGVEVQKSRQLRRYQV; the protein is encoded by the coding sequence ATGTTTAGCCTGAACTCTTCTCATCGGTATTTGCTGTACCAGGGACACTGCGATATGCGCAAATCATTCGACGGCTTGTGTGGCTTGGTTGCTTCGGAGCTCAAGGGGAATGCTACCAGTGGGGACGTCTTCGTCTTTCTAAACCGGCAGCGCACCCATATCAAGCTGCTGCATTGGGAACACGGAGGCTTTGTGTTGTACTATAAGCGCCTGGAAGAGGGGACCTTCCCGGCATCGTCCAAAGGGCAGCTGAGCTGGGCGGATCTGGTGCTGATGATCGAAGGGGTCGAGGTGCAAAAGAGTCGACAGTTACGCCGCTACCAAGTATAA
- a CDS encoding alpha-amylase family glycosyl hydrolase, which translates to MKKFIITATLLLSGFISIKAQNQYPEWLKSAVFYQLYPQSFKDSDGDGIGDLKGIESKLDYLHNLGVTAIWMNPIFESPFRDAGYDVSDFYKIAPRYGNNNDLLALLNAAHKRGIKICLDLVAGHTSDKHPWFKASAQADSNEFTHRYIWTSSKDILPGSFFIKNDFPRNGNYLKNFFDYQPALNYGYAQPDPAKNWQEPVTAPGPTATREELKKIIAFWMDKGVDGFRVDMAFSLIKDDENLVETKKLWTEVRAWFEQKYPQGVLIAEWSKPEYSINAGFHIDFMMHFGVPGYPSLFFNKWGTFKSQNPFFDKRGDGDFSDFWNNYKKQLELTQGKGYISIPSANHDFQRPNCGNRNSTQELKTVMAFLLTWPGIPFIYYGDEIGMRFIENLPDIEGSILPDGNNRAGTRTPMQWDKTANAGFSIAQKIYIPIDPAPNRPIVEQEDADKNSLLNFVKALIKLRKDNPALGNDGKVEAL; encoded by the coding sequence ATGAAAAAGTTCATTATAACAGCCACTTTACTGCTTTCTGGCTTTATATCCATTAAAGCTCAGAATCAATATCCAGAATGGTTAAAAAGTGCTGTTTTCTATCAGTTGTATCCGCAAAGTTTTAAAGATTCTGACGGAGACGGAATTGGTGATTTAAAAGGTATTGAATCAAAACTCGATTACCTTCATAACCTAGGGGTTACAGCCATTTGGATGAACCCAATTTTTGAATCTCCTTTTCGGGATGCAGGATATGATGTTAGTGACTTTTATAAAATAGCACCCCGATACGGCAACAACAACGATTTACTAGCGTTGCTAAATGCGGCCCACAAACGGGGAATAAAAATTTGCCTTGATTTAGTAGCGGGTCATACTTCCGATAAACATCCCTGGTTTAAAGCATCAGCACAAGCTGATTCAAATGAATTCACCCATCGTTATATCTGGACATCTTCCAAAGACATCCTTCCCGGAAGTTTTTTCATTAAAAACGACTTCCCCAGAAACGGCAATTACCTTAAAAATTTCTTTGATTACCAGCCTGCATTAAATTACGGTTATGCACAACCTGATCCGGCTAAAAACTGGCAAGAACCAGTGACTGCTCCAGGACCTACAGCAACAAGGGAAGAACTTAAAAAGATTATCGCTTTCTGGATGGACAAAGGGGTTGACGGTTTTAGGGTTGATATGGCCTTTTCATTGATCAAAGACGACGAAAACCTTGTGGAAACTAAAAAACTTTGGACAGAAGTAAGAGCTTGGTTTGAACAAAAATATCCCCAAGGAGTGTTAATTGCCGAATGGAGCAAACCTGAATATTCAATTAACGCTGGCTTCCATATTGATTTTATGATGCATTTTGGTGTTCCAGGATATCCCTCATTGTTTTTTAATAAATGGGGAACTTTTAAATCCCAAAATCCTTTTTTTGATAAAAGAGGCGACGGAGACTTTTCGGATTTTTGGAACAATTACAAAAAACAATTAGAGCTCACTCAGGGCAAAGGCTATATCTCAATACCTTCAGCCAATCATGATTTCCAACGACCCAATTGCGGCAATCGTAATTCAACTCAGGAATTAAAAACCGTAATGGCCTTTTTACTTACCTGGCCCGGCATCCCGTTTATTTATTACGGCGATGAAATTGGAATGCGTTTTATCGAAAACTTACCCGATATCGAAGGAAGCATTCTACCGGATGGAAATAACCGCGCAGGTACCCGGACACCCATGCAATGGGATAAAACCGCAAATGCAGGATTTTCCATAGCCCAAAAGATTTATATACCAATTGATCCAGCACCTAACCGACCTATAGTTGAGCAGGAAGATGCAGACAAAAATTCCTTGCTAAACTTCGTTAAAGCCTTAATTAAACTGAGAAAAGACAATCCTGCTTTAGGTAACGACGGAAAAGTTGAGGCACTATAA
- the tnpA gene encoding IS66 family insertion sequence element accessory protein TnpA, with product MKKIEQMRLAVQQWKESGLTQQAYCEMIGVKRTTFANWVARCKARTETGFIAITPPTEAVSATLEIIYPNGVRLNASSAPVHLLAELIRLY from the coding sequence ATGAAAAAAATAGAGCAAATGCGCCTAGCCGTGCAGCAATGGAAAGAAAGCGGGTTAACCCAGCAAGCTTATTGTGAAATGATCGGGGTAAAGCGAACTACGTTTGCCAACTGGGTGGCACGATGTAAAGCAAGGACTGAAACAGGTTTTATTGCCATCACTCCCCCAACTGAAGCGGTCTCAGCAACCCTTGAGATCATCTATCCTAATGGCGTACGGCTTAACGCAAGTTCCGCTCCTGTGCATCTCCTTGCTGAACTGATCCGCCTCTACTGA
- a CDS encoding CopD family protein, whose protein sequence is MYLYIKAVHIIFVVSWFAGLFYMVRLFIYHTEANERAETERKVLQAQFEVMESKLWNIITTPSMILTVCAGLWLMIEYQWYNHPWMIVKLVFVAGLLWYHFKCQAIMKQLRQGIFKWTSTQLRVWNEVATIFLFAIVFLVVLKNAVSWLWGFAGLILFSIIIMMAVKIYKRYRTK, encoded by the coding sequence GTGTATTTATACATCAAAGCCGTTCATATCATTTTTGTAGTAAGCTGGTTCGCCGGCTTATTTTACATGGTCCGATTATTTATTTACCATACTGAGGCCAACGAACGCGCAGAAACAGAACGAAAGGTATTGCAAGCTCAGTTTGAAGTGATGGAGTCCAAATTATGGAACATTATTACAACCCCATCGATGATTCTAACTGTTTGTGCCGGCTTATGGTTAATGATTGAATATCAATGGTATAATCATCCTTGGATGATTGTTAAGTTGGTGTTTGTTGCAGGTTTGCTTTGGTATCATTTTAAATGCCAGGCCATTATGAAGCAGTTGCGCCAAGGTATATTTAAATGGACTTCAACCCAATTGAGAGTTTGGAATGAGGTTGCAACTATTTTCCTTTTTGCCATTGTTTTTCTGGTTGTGTTAAAAAATGCAGTTTCATGGCTATGGGGCTTTGCCGGATTGATTCTTTTCAGTATAATCATTATGATGGCTGTAAAGATTTATAAGCGATATAGAACGAAATAA
- a CDS encoding response regulator transcription factor, which translates to MSQSRILLVEDEEHLLEAIKLNLELEGYHVTTAMDGKKALRLIKEERFNLVLLDVMLPEIDGFQVAETIRLQNYDVPILFLTAKNTSEDRVMGLKKGADDYLTKPFNLEELILRVGILVKRSLRNTDEGKSLNTYKIGGKEINFTSFELISEDGSVTMLTKKEVMLLKLLIERKGEVVSREQILETVWNYDVFPSTRTIDNFILSFRKYFEPNPKEPRYFHSVRGVGYKFTD; encoded by the coding sequence ATGAGTCAATCTCGCATATTATTGGTTGAAGATGAGGAGCATTTGCTCGAAGCCATTAAGCTTAATCTTGAACTGGAAGGTTATCATGTTACTACAGCAATGGATGGTAAGAAAGCACTTCGCTTAATAAAGGAAGAACGCTTTAACCTGGTATTGCTGGATGTGATGTTGCCAGAAATAGATGGTTTTCAGGTTGCCGAAACTATAAGATTGCAAAATTATGATGTGCCTATTTTATTTCTAACAGCTAAAAATACCAGCGAGGATCGTGTAATGGGTTTGAAAAAGGGAGCTGACGACTATCTGACCAAACCATTTAATCTTGAAGAATTGATTTTGCGCGTAGGTATTTTGGTTAAACGTAGCCTAAGAAATACTGATGAAGGTAAATCACTGAACACCTATAAGATTGGTGGCAAAGAGATTAACTTCACAAGCTTTGAACTCATTTCCGAAGATGGCTCGGTAACAATGCTAACCAAAAAAGAAGTAATGTTACTTAAGTTGCTGATTGAGCGCAAGGGCGAAGTGGTGTCTCGTGAGCAAATTCTTGAAACGGTTTGGAATTATGATGTCTTTCCTTCAACCCGTACTATCGATAATTTCATCCTCTCTTTCCGTAAATATTTTGAACCTAACCCTAAAGAACCCCGCTATTTTCATTCTGTGCGTGGCGTAGGATATAAATTTACCGATTAA
- the tnpC gene encoding IS66 family transposase, with protein MDMALENLSKENLIALLKEKDTSIERRDAAIESYQKINSSLQEEVDYLKQQVELFKRMQFGQKRERFEGDPAQGVLPFEAPAEEVALQEETIKEQITYTRKRQSAHKGRAALPAHLPVEEVEIYPQGDLSEMVCIGKEVTEELECEPARFFIRRYIRYKYAAKSGEGVTTGELPERVIDKGIPGAGLLAMILTDKYVDHLPLYRQKQRFARENIPIASSTLEGWVKQGLERLEPLFEQLKFDIKAKGYLQVDETTIKVLESDKKGACHLGWYWVYHAPLDGLVLMDYQPTRGAVATKEMLAHFKGYLQSDGYGVYEKIGQRPEVIPVACWAHARREFERALENDKVRAAKALELIQQLYAVERKAKEAQLPADQRKQLRLDEALPVLNELGKWIFAEVKNTLPKSQIGKAMRYAMARWDKLSAYLQDGSLHIDNNAIENAIRPIALGRKNFLFAGTHEAAARAGMIYSFFAICKKNEVNPFGWLKYALENIMTINHKNIRDLYPQNFKKLTEL; from the coding sequence ATGGATATGGCACTGGAAAACCTCTCAAAAGAGAACCTGATTGCTCTTTTGAAGGAGAAAGATACCTCCATTGAAAGGAGAGATGCCGCCATTGAATCCTACCAAAAAATCAACTCTTCCCTTCAGGAAGAGGTCGACTACCTTAAACAGCAGGTTGAGCTTTTCAAGCGAATGCAATTCGGTCAGAAGCGTGAACGCTTCGAAGGCGATCCCGCACAAGGTGTGTTGCCATTTGAAGCTCCGGCAGAAGAAGTGGCCCTTCAGGAAGAAACCATCAAAGAACAGATTACCTATACCCGTAAAAGACAGTCTGCCCATAAAGGCCGCGCCGCCCTTCCGGCTCATTTACCGGTAGAGGAAGTGGAGATCTATCCCCAGGGTGATCTGTCGGAAATGGTATGCATCGGCAAAGAAGTTACTGAAGAGCTGGAGTGTGAACCTGCCCGGTTCTTCATCCGCCGTTATATCCGCTATAAATATGCTGCCAAAAGCGGTGAAGGGGTCACCACCGGAGAGCTTCCCGAACGAGTAATCGACAAGGGCATTCCGGGCGCAGGCCTGCTGGCCATGATCCTGACCGATAAATATGTGGATCACTTGCCGCTGTACCGACAAAAGCAGCGGTTTGCCCGGGAAAACATCCCCATTGCCTCCTCTACGCTCGAAGGCTGGGTCAAACAAGGGCTGGAACGACTCGAACCGCTCTTTGAGCAACTCAAGTTCGACATCAAAGCCAAGGGTTATTTGCAGGTCGATGAAACGACCATCAAGGTGCTAGAAAGTGATAAGAAAGGAGCTTGTCACCTAGGCTGGTATTGGGTGTATCATGCTCCACTGGACGGACTGGTCCTGATGGACTATCAGCCTACTCGCGGTGCAGTAGCTACCAAAGAAATGCTGGCGCACTTTAAGGGGTATCTCCAAAGTGATGGCTACGGCGTATACGAAAAAATAGGCCAGCGGCCCGAGGTCATCCCGGTAGCCTGCTGGGCGCATGCCCGAAGGGAATTTGAACGGGCACTGGAAAACGATAAGGTCAGGGCCGCTAAAGCACTCGAGTTGATCCAGCAGCTCTACGCGGTGGAGCGCAAAGCTAAAGAAGCACAGCTGCCGGCCGATCAACGCAAGCAATTACGTCTGGATGAAGCACTTCCGGTACTCAACGAGCTCGGTAAATGGATCTTCGCCGAGGTAAAAAACACCTTGCCCAAAAGCCAGATCGGAAAGGCGATGCGCTATGCCATGGCACGATGGGATAAGCTAAGCGCCTACCTACAGGATGGTAGCCTTCATATCGATAATAATGCCATCGAGAATGCAATACGCCCAATCGCACTTGGACGGAAAAACTTTCTATTTGCAGGAACGCATGAGGCTGCTGCGCGGGCGGGGATGATCTATTCGTTCTTTGCCATCTGCAAGAAAAATGAGGTCAATCCTTTCGGGTGGTTAAAATACGCACTGGAAAACATCATGACCATCAACCACAAGAATATCCGGGACCTCTATCCCCAGAACTTTAAGAAATTAACTGAACTTTAA
- the hemE gene encoding uroporphyrinogen decarboxylase — translation MQNSLFINAAFSRPTERPPVWMMRQAGRFMKEYWEIKNKYTFLEMCQTPEIAADVTMLPVDLLGIDAAILFSDILVTAQAMGGQLSFEQGVGPQFANPVRTMKDVEALEVPPAKEALKYVADAIKIVKERLAPHKTPLIGFAGAPFTVMSYLVEGKSSKDFKLTKLMLHNEPETAKALLSKLAIITADYLNMQIEAGVDAIQIFDSWAQALAWDDYKEFSHFYIAEIISKLNRKDIPVISFCKGSSVFAPLMAEAKPDVISIDWNIDLLDIKKRLPSNIAVQGNFDPHILYADKKVIKERVLRLLERMRGENGFIFNLGHGIMPDLPFDNVKYAIDVIKEFKY, via the coding sequence ATGCAAAATTCTCTATTTATAAATGCTGCGTTTTCGCGGCCAACAGAACGTCCACCAGTTTGGATGATGCGCCAGGCAGGACGATTTATGAAAGAATATTGGGAGATCAAGAATAAATATACATTTCTTGAGATGTGCCAAACTCCTGAAATTGCGGCCGATGTAACAATGCTTCCAGTTGATCTTTTGGGAATTGATGCAGCCATTTTGTTTTCAGATATTTTGGTAACTGCCCAAGCAATGGGTGGACAACTTTCATTTGAGCAAGGTGTTGGTCCTCAATTTGCTAACCCGGTACGTACCATGAAGGATGTGGAGGCTTTGGAAGTACCTCCTGCAAAAGAGGCTTTGAAATATGTTGCTGATGCAATTAAAATTGTCAAGGAACGATTAGCTCCGCATAAAACACCTTTAATTGGTTTTGCAGGTGCTCCGTTTACAGTTATGAGCTATTTGGTAGAAGGAAAATCATCCAAAGATTTTAAGCTAACCAAATTAATGTTGCATAACGAACCTGAAACTGCTAAAGCTCTTTTGTCGAAGCTGGCAATTATCACTGCAGACTATTTGAATATGCAAATTGAGGCAGGGGTTGATGCCATCCAAATTTTTGACAGTTGGGCGCAAGCTTTGGCTTGGGATGACTATAAGGAATTTTCACATTTCTATATTGCAGAAATTATTTCAAAGCTCAACAGAAAAGATATTCCGGTAATTTCTTTCTGTAAAGGAAGCTCTGTATTTGCCCCTTTAATGGCTGAAGCTAAACCGGATGTGATTTCTATCGATTGGAATATTGATTTGCTTGATATTAAAAAGCGTTTGCCTTCAAATATTGCCGTTCAGGGTAATTTTGATCCGCATATCTTATATGCCGATAAAAAAGTAATTAAAGAGCGTGTACTACGCTTATTAGAGCGTATGCGTGGCGAAAATGGCTTTATTTTCAACTTAGGTCATGGTATTATGCCTGATCTTCCGTTTGATAATGTGAAGTATGCAATCGATGTAATTAAAGAGTTTAAATATTAA
- a CDS encoding GH92 family glycosyl hydrolase: MKRTIIILLVLIYCSKAFAQQVAKITDPVEWVNPLMGTDSKHSLSNGNTYPAIAVPWGMNFWVPQSNVMGNGWAYQYSADKIRGFKQTHQPSPWMNDYGQFSIMPVTGKLKFDQDERASWFSHKAETAKPYYYSVYLADADVTTEITPTERAAQFRFTFPQTNDGYIIIDAFDKGSYIKIIPKEKKIIGYTTKNSGGVTDNFKNYFVIYSNKPFAFAHTFHGKQLAKDTIELTGNHVGAIVGFKTAKGEKVELKVASSFISFEQAELNLHREIGNKTFETTQSEAKKAWNKELSKIEVEGGSIDQIRTFYSCMYRTLQFPQKHYELDANGKVIHYSPYNGKVLPGYLFAGTGFWDTFRALYPFLNLVYPSINKEMQEGLINAYKEGGFLPEWSSPGFRNVMVGNNSASIVADAYLKGLRGYDINILYQALKHGANNEGPMDAVGRKGVEYYNTLGYVPYDVKINENAARTLEYAFDDFSIYKLAKALNRPKEEQDLYAKRSQNFRNLFDPETKLMRGKNKDGSFQSPFNPYKWGDAFTEGNSWHYSWSVFHDVKNLAELMGGKAQFAKMLDSVFTTPPIFDDSYYGGVIHEIREMQIMNMGQYAHGNQPIQHMIYLYNYAAQPWKTQYWVRQVLDRFYKATPDGYCGDEDNGQTSAWYVFSSMGFYPVCPGSNQYVLGAPLFKKVTIQLENGKTFTIQAPENSDKNLYIKNALFNGNSYTKNWINHFEVMKGGNLLFEMNAAPNLQKGTKPEDEPYSFSKDEK; this comes from the coding sequence ATGAAAAGAACAATCATTATACTTTTAGTTCTCATTTATTGCTCCAAAGCATTTGCACAACAGGTAGCTAAAATAACTGATCCTGTAGAATGGGTAAACCCTCTAATGGGTACCGATTCAAAACACAGTTTATCCAACGGAAACACTTACCCGGCTATAGCAGTTCCTTGGGGAATGAATTTCTGGGTACCACAATCAAATGTTATGGGCAACGGTTGGGCTTATCAGTATTCTGCAGATAAAATCAGAGGATTTAAGCAAACCCACCAGCCTTCACCCTGGATGAATGACTACGGTCAGTTTTCAATTATGCCCGTTACCGGAAAATTAAAATTTGACCAGGACGAGCGGGCAAGTTGGTTTTCGCACAAAGCCGAAACCGCTAAACCCTACTACTATAGCGTCTACCTGGCAGATGCTGATGTAACTACTGAAATTACGCCAACAGAACGTGCGGCACAGTTCCGATTCACTTTCCCGCAAACCAATGATGGTTATATTATTATAGATGCTTTTGACAAAGGATCTTACATTAAAATTATCCCAAAAGAGAAAAAGATAATTGGTTATACCACCAAAAACAGTGGTGGAGTAACCGATAACTTCAAAAACTATTTTGTCATCTACTCCAACAAGCCATTTGCATTTGCGCATACCTTTCACGGAAAACAGCTTGCTAAAGATACCATTGAACTGACAGGAAATCATGTAGGAGCCATTGTTGGGTTCAAAACAGCAAAAGGTGAAAAAGTGGAATTGAAAGTAGCTTCTTCCTTTATCAGTTTTGAACAAGCCGAACTAAATCTTCATCGGGAAATAGGCAACAAAACATTTGAAACTACCCAATCGGAGGCCAAAAAAGCATGGAATAAAGAATTAAGTAAAATTGAAGTAGAAGGTGGAAGTATTGATCAGATTCGAACGTTTTATTCATGCATGTACCGTACGCTCCAATTCCCACAAAAGCATTATGAATTGGATGCAAATGGCAAAGTAATTCATTACAGCCCATACAATGGAAAAGTACTTCCCGGGTATTTATTTGCCGGCACAGGTTTTTGGGATACATTCCGCGCCCTCTATCCTTTTCTTAACCTTGTCTATCCTTCTATCAACAAAGAAATGCAGGAAGGTTTGATCAATGCTTATAAGGAAGGTGGATTTTTGCCTGAATGGTCAAGTCCCGGATTCAGAAACGTAATGGTTGGCAATAATTCAGCTTCAATTGTTGCTGATGCTTATTTAAAAGGATTAAGAGGATACGACATCAATATTCTTTACCAAGCATTGAAACACGGTGCCAATAATGAAGGCCCTATGGATGCTGTTGGGCGCAAAGGTGTTGAATACTACAATACGCTTGGATATGTTCCTTATGATGTAAAAATCAATGAAAATGCTGCCAGGACTCTTGAATATGCTTTTGATGACTTTAGCATCTATAAACTGGCAAAGGCTTTAAATCGTCCTAAGGAAGAACAGGATCTTTATGCAAAACGCTCCCAAAACTTCCGCAATCTATTCGACCCTGAAACTAAGTTAATGCGAGGCAAGAATAAAGATGGTTCCTTTCAATCTCCGTTCAACCCCTACAAATGGGGAGATGCTTTTACCGAAGGAAACAGCTGGCATTATTCATGGAGTGTTTTCCATGATGTTAAAAACCTGGCTGAGTTAATGGGAGGAAAAGCTCAATTTGCCAAAATGCTTGACTCTGTTTTTACTACTCCGCCCATTTTTGACGATAGTTATTATGGTGGTGTAATTCACGAAATCAGAGAAATGCAGATTATGAATATGGGACAATATGCCCACGGCAATCAGCCAATTCAACATATGATCTATTTATACAATTATGCCGCTCAACCATGGAAGACCCAATATTGGGTTCGACAAGTGTTAGATCGTTTTTATAAAGCTACACCAGATGGTTATTGCGGAGACGAAGACAATGGTCAAACATCAGCATGGTATGTATTTTCATCCATGGGCTTCTATCCTGTTTGTCCCGGAAGTAATCAATATGTTTTGGGAGCACCATTATTTAAAAAGGTAACAATTCAACTTGAAAACGGAAAAACCTTTACTATTCAGGCGCCTGAAAACAGTGACAAAAATCTTTATATAAAGAACGCCTTGTTTAACGGTAATTCTTATACAAAAAACTGGATTAATCATTTTGAAGTAATGAAAGGCGGAAATTTGTTATTTGAAATGAACGCAGCCCCTAATCTGCAGAAAGGAACAAAACCTGAAGACGAGCCTTATTCATTTAGTAAAGATGAAAAGTAA